The following are from one region of the Isoalcanivorax indicus genome:
- the gspM gene encoding type II secretion system protein GspM: MREQLQQQWQQWQRQAVSRAEPALVWYRGLARREQLAVSILGVFLGLLLIYQLMWAPVLNSRERAINNYLARERVLSWIEDNADVVRQARDSRSDQPQRFQGDWISVINASASQSGLTLRGFTPEGNNAARIQLEQQEFARVIAWLQLLEQEQGIRAAAVEISSSQTPGTVNVRATLRRGG; encoded by the coding sequence ATGCGCGAACAACTACAACAACAATGGCAACAGTGGCAACGGCAAGCGGTATCCCGGGCCGAACCGGCACTGGTCTGGTACCGCGGACTGGCGCGGCGGGAGCAACTGGCGGTGTCCATACTGGGGGTTTTCCTGGGACTGTTGCTGATTTACCAGCTGATGTGGGCGCCGGTACTCAACAGCCGCGAGCGGGCCATCAACAACTACCTTGCCCGCGAGCGGGTGCTGAGCTGGATCGAGGACAATGCGGATGTGGTGCGTCAGGCCCGGGACAGCCGCAGTGATCAACCGCAGCGTTTCCAGGGCGACTGGATATCGGTGATCAACGCCAGTGCTTCCCAGTCGGGACTGACCTTGCGCGGTTTCACGCCCGAGGGGAACAACGCGGCGCGTATCCAGCTGGAACAACAGGAGTTTGCCCGGGTCATCGCCTGGCTCCAGTTGCTGGAACAGGAGCAGGGTATCCGTGCGGCGGCGGTGGAAATCTCCAGCAGCCAGACCCCCGGAACGGTGAATGTCAGAGCGACCCTGCGCCGGGGGGGCTGA
- a CDS encoding DUF1461 domain-containing protein, protein MRIEDSLHQCKKGLAWIAYALICVWLALALVWWLFSRVDYGYPLWYSVLAIDEHIATYAPQNPKRPGFAELDAQAHAEAFRAIRKAVHAHGEGLAQITYAGPHGQTLPLLIETEVAHLQDVAVLLSRAALASLILVLVWLPAAWATRRLTLPSWRSRGASAALLATPLLLWLLIAGPKAVFYQFHIWFFPPENPWFFYWEESLMSTLMKAPYLFGAIAVVLVIGTALLTPVFYRVGRALAARIPQRHPNEV, encoded by the coding sequence ATGCGGATTGAAGACAGCTTGCACCAGTGCAAAAAAGGCCTGGCGTGGATTGCCTATGCGCTGATCTGTGTGTGGCTGGCGCTGGCCCTGGTGTGGTGGCTGTTTTCGCGCGTCGATTACGGGTACCCGCTCTGGTACAGCGTGCTCGCCATTGATGAACATATCGCCACCTATGCGCCCCAGAATCCGAAACGACCGGGCTTTGCCGAGCTGGATGCCCAGGCCCATGCCGAGGCCTTCCGGGCGATCCGCAAGGCGGTGCACGCGCATGGCGAGGGGCTCGCGCAGATCACCTATGCCGGGCCGCATGGCCAGACCCTGCCGTTGCTGATCGAGACCGAAGTCGCCCATCTCCAGGATGTTGCCGTGTTGCTGTCGCGTGCCGCGCTGGCGTCACTGATACTGGTCCTGGTGTGGCTGCCCGCCGCCTGGGCCACCCGGCGTTTGACGCTGCCCTCCTGGCGCAGTCGGGGCGCGTCGGCGGCGCTGCTGGCCACACCATTACTGCTGTGGTTGCTGATAGCGGGTCCCAAGGCCGTCTTCTATCAGTTTCATATCTGGTTCTTCCCGCCGGAGAACCCCTGGTTCTTCTACTGGGAGGAGTCCCTCATGAGCACGCTGATGAAAGCGCCGTATCTGTTCGGGGCCATCGCCGTGGTGCTCGTTATCGGGACCGCGCTCCTGACACCTGTCTTCTACCGTGTCGGCCGTGCGCTGGCAGCCCGGATCCCGCAGAGGCACCCGAATGAAGTTTGA
- the metH gene encoding methionine synthase — protein MSDSLRKQIEAQLARRIMILDGGMGTMIQAQRFDEQAYRGERFADWPSDLKGNNDLLCLTQADAILDIHRAYLEAGADILETNSFNATRIAMADYDMEDLSREINVAAARLARQAADEFTARDPSRPRYVAGVLGPTNRTASISPDVNDPGYRNVSFDQLVEAYLESIDGLVEGGAQLLLIETVFDTLNAKAAVFAVETWKARTGIEIPVMISGTITDASGRTLTGQTTEAFYNSLRHARPLTIGLNCALGAQELRPYMAELSRIAEGHVSAHPNAGLPNEMGEYDQSPEVMAAEIADWAKKGFLNLIGGCCGTTPEHIRAIAEAVAPYPPRPLPEITPGCRLAGLEPLNITAESLFINVGERTNVTGSKRFLRLIKEGDYDTALEVAQQQVEAGAQIIDINMDEGMLESRDAMVRFLNLIAAEPEIAKVPIMIDSSKWEVIEAGLKCIQGKGIVNSISLKEGEESFIEQARLLRRYGAAVIIMAFDEDGQADTRERKVEICTRAYRLLVDQVGFPAEDIIFDPNIFAVATGIEEHNNYAVDFIEAVRDIKATLPHALISGGVSNVSFSFRGNEPVREAIHAVFLYHAIRAGMDMGIVNAGQLGIYEDIPAELKEAVENVVLNRRDDGTDQLLELAEKYRGSGTGSSRQEDLSWREWPVEKRLEHALVKGIADYVEEDTELARQQTVRPLHVIEGPLMAGMNVVGDLFGEGKMFLPQVVKSARVMKKAVAYLLPFMEKEREELGTQDESNGRILMATVKGDVHDIGKNIVGVVLQCNGYDVIDMGVMVPCEKILDVARKENVDIIGLSGLITPSLDEMVNVASEMERLGFDIPLMIGGATTSRIHTAVKIEPQYHGPVIHVNDASRAVGVASNLLSDTQRDTYAAGIRAEYQQLRERRASQQEERTLAPLSAARGNAFTWDWAAYTPPTPTFLGQRVFDDYPLEELVRRIDWTPFFRSWELAGRFPNILDDEVVGVEASRLYRDAREMLEKIVEEKWLTCRAVIGFYPASSEGDDIRLYTESGDDTLMMLHHLRQQTDVARKQGKPNLCLSDYVAPTDSGVRDYLGAFAVTAGIGIESHLARFEADHDDYSSIMLKALADRLAEAFAERMHERVRREFWGYAPDESFSNDDLIRERYRGIRPAPGYPACPDHTEKTLMWQLLEPEQRIGISLTESYAMYPASSVSGWYFSHPEARYFGTGKIGRDQVEDYARRTGHTVKEIERTIPHLLGYNS, from the coding sequence ATGTCAGACAGCCTGCGCAAGCAGATCGAGGCGCAACTGGCCCGCCGCATCATGATCCTTGATGGCGGCATGGGCACCATGATCCAGGCGCAGCGATTCGATGAGCAGGCCTACCGGGGTGAACGCTTCGCCGACTGGCCGAGCGACCTCAAGGGTAACAATGACCTGCTCTGCCTGACACAGGCAGATGCCATTCTGGACATTCACCGGGCCTATCTGGAGGCCGGGGCCGACATCCTCGAGACCAACTCCTTCAATGCCACCCGCATCGCCATGGCGGATTACGACATGGAGGACCTGTCACGGGAGATCAACGTGGCCGCAGCGCGTCTGGCGCGCCAGGCGGCGGACGAGTTTACCGCGCGGGATCCGTCCCGGCCGCGCTATGTGGCCGGGGTCCTGGGCCCGACCAATCGCACCGCCAGCATCAGCCCGGACGTGAATGACCCGGGTTACCGGAACGTCAGTTTTGACCAGCTGGTCGAGGCCTATCTGGAATCCATCGATGGCCTGGTCGAAGGCGGCGCACAGCTGCTGCTGATCGAGACGGTGTTTGACACTCTGAATGCCAAGGCGGCGGTGTTCGCCGTGGAAACCTGGAAGGCGCGCACCGGCATCGAGATCCCGGTCATGATCTCGGGGACCATTACCGACGCCTCGGGGCGCACCCTGACCGGGCAGACCACGGAGGCGTTCTATAACTCATTGCGTCATGCGCGGCCGTTGACCATCGGCCTCAATTGCGCACTGGGCGCGCAGGAGCTGCGCCCCTACATGGCGGAGCTGTCACGCATCGCCGAGGGCCATGTCTCGGCGCACCCCAATGCGGGCCTGCCCAACGAGATGGGCGAGTATGATCAATCCCCCGAGGTCATGGCCGCCGAGATTGCGGACTGGGCGAAGAAGGGCTTCCTGAACCTGATTGGCGGCTGCTGCGGCACCACGCCGGAGCACATTCGCGCCATTGCTGAAGCGGTGGCGCCCTACCCGCCCCGTCCCCTGCCCGAGATCACGCCGGGCTGTCGCCTGGCGGGCCTTGAGCCGCTGAACATCACGGCCGAAAGCCTGTTCATCAATGTCGGTGAGCGGACCAACGTGACCGGCTCCAAGCGCTTCCTGCGCCTGATCAAGGAAGGCGATTACGACACGGCGCTGGAAGTGGCCCAGCAGCAGGTGGAGGCCGGCGCACAGATCATCGACATCAACATGGACGAGGGCATGCTCGAGTCCCGCGATGCCATGGTGCGTTTCCTGAACCTGATCGCCGCCGAGCCCGAGATCGCCAAGGTCCCGATCATGATTGACTCCTCCAAGTGGGAGGTGATCGAGGCGGGCCTGAAGTGCATCCAGGGCAAGGGTATCGTCAACTCGATTTCGCTGAAGGAAGGCGAGGAGAGTTTTATCGAGCAGGCCCGGTTGCTGCGCCGCTATGGCGCCGCCGTGATCATCATGGCCTTCGACGAGGACGGCCAGGCCGATACCCGCGAGCGCAAGGTCGAGATCTGCACGCGTGCGTACCGCTTGCTGGTGGATCAGGTCGGTTTCCCGGCGGAAGACATCATCTTCGATCCGAATATCTTTGCCGTCGCCACCGGCATTGAAGAGCACAACAACTATGCCGTGGATTTCATCGAGGCGGTGCGAGACATCAAGGCCACCCTGCCCCACGCTCTGATCTCCGGCGGCGTGTCCAATGTGTCCTTCTCGTTCCGGGGCAACGAACCGGTGCGCGAAGCCATCCACGCGGTCTTCCTGTACCACGCCATCCGTGCCGGCATGGACATGGGCATCGTCAATGCCGGGCAGCTCGGCATCTACGAAGACATCCCCGCCGAGCTCAAGGAAGCGGTCGAGAATGTGGTGCTCAACCGTCGCGATGACGGCACCGATCAACTGCTGGAACTCGCGGAAAAGTACCGGGGCAGCGGCACCGGCAGCAGCCGTCAGGAGGACCTGAGCTGGCGTGAGTGGCCGGTGGAGAAGCGTCTGGAACATGCGCTGGTCAAGGGTATTGCCGATTATGTAGAAGAAGATACCGAACTGGCCCGACAGCAGACCGTGCGGCCACTGCATGTGATTGAAGGCCCGCTGATGGCTGGCATGAACGTCGTCGGAGACCTGTTCGGTGAGGGCAAGATGTTCCTGCCCCAAGTGGTGAAGTCGGCCCGGGTCATGAAGAAGGCCGTGGCCTATCTGCTGCCCTTCATGGAAAAGGAACGCGAGGAGCTCGGCACCCAGGACGAAAGCAACGGCCGTATTCTCATGGCGACCGTGAAGGGAGATGTCCACGATATCGGCAAGAACATTGTCGGCGTGGTGCTGCAGTGTAACGGCTATGACGTGATCGACATGGGGGTGATGGTGCCCTGCGAAAAGATCCTCGACGTGGCCCGCAAGGAGAACGTGGACATCATTGGCCTGTCCGGTCTGATTACTCCGTCGCTGGACGAAATGGTCAATGTGGCCAGCGAGATGGAACGCCTCGGTTTTGATATTCCGTTGATGATCGGTGGCGCCACCACCAGCCGTATCCACACGGCGGTGAAGATCGAACCGCAGTATCACGGCCCGGTGATCCACGTGAACGACGCCTCGCGGGCGGTGGGCGTGGCCAGCAACCTGCTCAGCGATACCCAGCGGGACACCTATGCCGCAGGCATCCGTGCGGAGTACCAGCAGTTGCGCGAGCGCCGGGCCAGCCAGCAGGAAGAGCGCACCCTGGCGCCGCTGTCGGCCGCACGCGGCAACGCCTTTACCTGGGACTGGGCGGCTTACACGCCGCCGACCCCCACCTTCCTTGGCCAGCGGGTATTCGATGATTACCCGCTGGAGGAGCTGGTGCGGCGGATCGACTGGACACCGTTCTTCCGCTCCTGGGAGCTGGCAGGCCGCTTCCCGAACATCCTGGACGACGAGGTGGTTGGCGTTGAGGCGTCGCGACTTTATCGCGACGCCCGGGAAATGCTTGAGAAAATAGTTGAAGAGAAGTGGCTAACTTGCCGTGCTGTAATAGGTTTTTACCCTGCCTCCAGCGAAGGGGATGATATTCGGCTGTACACCGAGAGCGGTGACGACACCCTGATGATGCTGCACCACCTGCGGCAACAGACCGATGTGGCGCGCAAGCAGGGCAAGCCCAATCTGTGCCTCAGTGACTATGTCGCCCCCACCGACAGCGGTGTGCGCGATTACCTTGGTGCTTTCGCCGTCACCGCCGGTATCGGTATCGAAAGCCACCTGGCGCGCTTCGAGGCGGATCACGATGACTACAGCAGCATTATGCTCAAGGCCCTGGCAGACCGCCTGGCAGAGGCCTTTGCCGAGCGCATGCACGAGCGTGTGCGGCGGGAGTTCTGGGGCTACGCACCCGACGAGAGCTTCAGCAATGATGACCTGATCCGCGAGCGCTATCGCGGCATCCGCCCGGCGCCCGGCTATCCGGCCTGCCCGGATCACACCGAGAAGACCCTGATGTGGCAACTGCTTGAGCCGGAACAGCGCATCGGCATCAGCCTGACAGAAAGCTATGCCATGTACCCCGCCTCGTCCGTGTCAGGCTGGTACTTTTCACACCCGGAAGCACGCTACTTCGGGACCGGCAAGATCGGACGGGATCAGGTGGAGGACTATGCCCGGCGTACCGGGCATACCGTGAAGGAAATCGAGCGCACCATTCCGCATCTGCTGGGCTACAACAGCTGA
- a CDS encoding PEP-utilizing enzyme, with amino-acid sequence MKFEALTPSPASGAPAASQWAAMGLPVPPAWHARATGVPTLADIQSALERLPGDDSMRYWVLHQGPATPGSQRQSLVNLDSDAALAAALLQRFSRAEEGVEEGTDDVLVQALPRRVAAGVLFTRHPVRQDLEHVIVEGVVEGSAAGQERLILHGHGGIAFSSEPDSPLASTVGAEPFSTLAAQLRRHFERPQACEWVFDGEQLWMVQTLPVGSLPRPEEAWSRRAGLGIWEQAVSPLWYTLAGRWFKTGFWRPLGERLGWQDLANIEPYRRQHCHLYSNSRFSLRLLEQGGDQHLLRGVPPAWRPRDAVVWRQRYWRRDGLRPWLTGMQLRQLEAERAHCAANPPAPGDLNGHWRQLMRLDRVGERLAGLEGWLTCCTADPSALAPGHDAALLLASMLPPPHRAALVQLGQSDEALRRATVGPGADPVLVRFDEAPAELATLAALSPERRERLCRLPAPSTAPAFRQLRWRAQAAALRESLGGQLRHLLAAMAQVLVARQQLRRAEDIHFVYFDELWSLWQGDRDSTRRLTPEKLGERKLRYMTSACQGAPDWMIDQVAYGVRLDQRGRPALNGTPRVATQASGPVRLLHSAWSLSTLEPGDVVVLDQCEPGWLPWLTLAGALVLASHDPLHPAALLAETLDIPCITGVDDAMHCLVAGSRVRVNAPAGSILPEGDGVVLAG; translated from the coding sequence ATGAAGTTTGAAGCGCTGACACCGAGCCCGGCCAGCGGGGCACCTGCTGCCAGTCAGTGGGCCGCCATGGGGCTTCCGGTGCCGCCTGCCTGGCACGCCCGGGCCACCGGCGTACCGACGCTGGCAGACATCCAGTCGGCGCTGGAGCGCTTGCCCGGGGACGACAGCATGCGTTACTGGGTATTGCACCAGGGGCCAGCGACCCCGGGTTCGCAACGGCAATCGCTGGTCAATCTGGACAGTGATGCTGCGCTGGCCGCAGCCTTGCTGCAGCGTTTCAGTCGTGCCGAGGAGGGGGTAGAGGAGGGCACGGATGACGTGCTTGTCCAGGCCTTGCCCCGGCGGGTGGCTGCGGGCGTGCTGTTCACCCGTCACCCGGTGCGCCAGGATCTCGAACATGTGATCGTTGAGGGCGTGGTGGAAGGCAGTGCCGCCGGGCAGGAACGACTGATCCTGCATGGCCATGGCGGCATCGCTTTCAGCAGCGAACCGGACAGCCCGCTGGCGAGCACCGTCGGCGCCGAACCTTTCAGCACGCTGGCAGCGCAACTGCGACGTCACTTCGAGCGGCCGCAGGCGTGCGAATGGGTGTTTGACGGCGAGCAGCTGTGGATGGTCCAGACCTTGCCGGTCGGCTCCCTGCCACGCCCGGAAGAAGCCTGGAGCCGCCGCGCCGGGCTGGGCATCTGGGAGCAGGCGGTGTCACCGCTCTGGTACACCCTGGCGGGCCGCTGGTTCAAGACCGGCTTCTGGCGCCCCCTGGGCGAGCGCCTGGGCTGGCAGGACCTGGCCAATATCGAGCCGTATCGGCGCCAGCATTGCCACCTGTACAGCAACAGCCGTTTTTCCCTGCGCCTGCTGGAGCAGGGCGGTGACCAGCATTTGCTGCGCGGGGTGCCGCCAGCCTGGCGTCCGCGGGACGCCGTGGTGTGGCGCCAGCGCTATTGGCGTCGGGATGGCCTGCGACCCTGGCTGACGGGCATGCAGCTGCGCCAGCTGGAAGCGGAACGGGCGCATTGCGCCGCGAACCCGCCAGCGCCGGGCGACCTGAACGGTCACTGGCGCCAATTGATGCGGCTGGACCGGGTCGGTGAGCGGTTGGCTGGGCTGGAAGGTTGGCTGACCTGTTGCACGGCCGACCCGTCTGCACTCGCGCCAGGACACGACGCAGCACTGCTGCTGGCCAGTATGCTGCCGCCGCCGCATCGTGCGGCGCTGGTGCAACTGGGGCAGAGTGATGAGGCGCTGCGGAGGGCAACCGTCGGCCCGGGCGCCGATCCTGTGCTGGTCCGTTTTGATGAGGCACCTGCGGAGCTGGCCACGCTGGCGGCGCTGTCGCCGGAACGGCGGGAAAGGCTGTGCCGACTGCCCGCGCCGAGCACCGCCCCGGCGTTTCGCCAGCTTCGCTGGCGTGCCCAGGCCGCCGCCCTGCGTGAGTCCCTGGGCGGTCAGCTGCGGCACCTGCTCGCTGCCATGGCTCAGGTGCTGGTGGCACGGCAGCAGTTGCGCCGCGCCGAGGATATCCATTTTGTCTATTTTGATGAACTCTGGTCCCTGTGGCAGGGCGATCGGGACAGCACCCGCCGGCTGACACCGGAGAAGCTCGGCGAGCGCAAACTGCGCTACATGACCTCCGCCTGCCAGGGAGCGCCGGACTGGATGATCGACCAGGTGGCCTACGGGGTGCGCCTCGACCAGCGTGGCCGGCCGGCCCTCAATGGCACCCCCCGGGTCGCGACTCAGGCCAGCGGCCCGGTGCGGTTACTGCATTCGGCCTGGTCGCTGTCGACCCTCGAGCCGGGCGATGTGGTGGTGCTGGATCAGTGCGAGCCGGGCTGGCTACCCTGGCTGACCCTGGCTGGCGCGCTGGTGCTGGCCAGCCATGACCCGCTGCATCCGGCGGCGCTGCTGGCGGAAACCCTGGATATCCCCTGTATCACCGGGGTGGACGATGCCATGCACTGTCTGGTGGCGGGCAGCCGGGTGCGCGTCAACGCCCCTGCGGGCAGCATCCTGCCCGAGGGAGACGGTGTAGTCCTGGCGGGTTGA
- a CDS encoding mechanosensitive ion channel family protein: MEEVTALSAEFVEQNLVPYTFNIIAALAIFIIGRWLVKRIAALMETGLKRKVDPTVATFLARVAHVALLAFVIIAAVDRLGVQTASLIALFGAAGLAVGLALNNSLANFAAGVMLLVLRPFKVGDYVEAGNTAGTIREIRIFSTLMTSPDNKVILVPNGSIMNNQIVNYSAMPTRRVDLVFGVSYDADLSKVKEAIKAVLAADERILADPAPNIAVSELADSSVNLIVRPWVNSADYWAVYWGTIEAVKRKFDDEGITIPFPQMDVHFDKPE, encoded by the coding sequence ATGGAAGAGGTGACTGCGCTGTCAGCGGAGTTTGTTGAACAGAATCTGGTGCCTTATACCTTCAATATCATCGCCGCCCTGGCGATATTCATCATCGGTCGCTGGCTGGTGAAGCGCATCGCTGCGCTGATGGAAACCGGTCTGAAGCGCAAGGTAGACCCGACCGTTGCCACCTTCCTTGCACGCGTCGCCCATGTGGCCCTGCTGGCCTTTGTCATCATCGCGGCGGTGGATCGGCTCGGGGTTCAGACCGCCTCCCTGATTGCCCTGTTCGGTGCTGCGGGCCTGGCCGTTGGCCTGGCCCTGAACAATTCGCTGGCCAACTTTGCCGCCGGTGTCATGCTGCTGGTTCTGCGGCCGTTCAAGGTCGGCGACTATGTCGAGGCGGGCAATACTGCCGGGACCATCCGAGAGATTCGCATTTTCTCGACCCTGATGACCTCGCCGGACAACAAGGTCATCCTGGTGCCCAATGGCAGCATCATGAACAACCAGATCGTCAACTACTCGGCCATGCCGACACGCCGGGTCGATCTCGTGTTCGGCGTCAGCTATGACGCTGACCTGTCCAAGGTGAAAGAGGCCATCAAGGCGGTACTCGCCGCCGATGAGCGCATCCTCGCGGACCCGGCGCCGAATATCGCTGTCTCCGAGCTGGCAGACAGTTCCGTCAATCTGATCGTGCGCCCCTGGGTGAACAGTGCCGACTACTGGGCTGTCTACTGGGGCACGATTGAAGCAGTCAAACGCAAGTTTGATGATGAAGGCATTACCATCCCGTTCCCGCAGATGGATGTACATTTCGACAAACCGGAGTAG
- a CDS encoding alpha/beta hydrolase family protein: MRSKALALLACCLFLSVTLTGCATTQLPLADPGPVSGSRDATRYQVKIPTHDGQMLAATVYQPALAAGDSAPLIIATHGYGGFRAKRPFSIYGKTMITGQAAIAAWRAGYWVVFYDQRGFGGSDDRVHMMARDKEVRDVSSVIDWSLAHLPGISTLPDGAAAIGMIGESYGAGAQILASFHEPRLQALVPVAGWHDLADAMAPNGHVRTSWGGALATVPPVTSGFSTQTLSRPWRSMFSGTMNHEVRRELNARSPASWCGNGHSPQADVLLVQGFRDSLMTMDQALDNRQCFLDAGRDARLLAIQGGHILPWPVQRWSGKPLFNTDRDINCNGEAQRLEQVILSWWDEKLRGEEREVPPLCIALDYDDAITPENFPESVQRFPVAREQVHIPIAGLFEGFMVPFDAGYDVFRGLWSNADRRFLTPSGGLGRPRFIPLYVVERDDELLLGTPEINLMLAGTASVRSTRVFVGIGVQHANQRRIRVASEQLTPLPRKGRYQQALTPVATPLQAGDRVGLIVYGFNWQYAFNPSFWWSRAHFNGEVALPLIRDDR; this comes from the coding sequence ATGCGAAGTAAGGCATTGGCCCTGCTGGCTTGTTGTCTTTTCCTGAGCGTCACCCTGACGGGGTGTGCCACCACACAACTTCCCCTTGCCGACCCCGGCCCGGTCTCGGGCAGTCGTGATGCCACACGTTACCAGGTGAAGATCCCCACCCATGATGGCCAGATGCTGGCCGCCACAGTCTACCAGCCCGCGCTGGCTGCGGGCGACTCCGCACCGCTCATTATTGCCACGCACGGCTATGGCGGTTTTCGCGCCAAGCGTCCGTTTTCCATCTACGGCAAGACCATGATTACCGGCCAGGCCGCGATCGCCGCCTGGCGTGCGGGTTACTGGGTGGTGTTCTATGACCAGCGCGGTTTCGGCGGCAGTGATGATCGCGTGCACATGATGGCCCGTGACAAGGAAGTACGCGATGTGTCCTCGGTGATCGACTGGTCGTTGGCGCACCTGCCGGGTATCAGCACGCTGCCGGACGGTGCAGCGGCCATCGGCATGATCGGTGAAAGTTACGGCGCGGGCGCGCAGATCCTGGCGTCCTTTCACGAACCGCGGCTGCAGGCACTGGTCCCTGTGGCCGGCTGGCATGATCTGGCGGACGCCATGGCCCCCAACGGCCACGTGCGCACCAGTTGGGGCGGCGCCCTGGCCACCGTGCCGCCGGTAACCAGCGGTTTCTCGACACAGACCCTGAGCCGCCCCTGGCGCAGCATGTTCAGCGGCACCATGAACCATGAAGTACGGCGGGAACTGAATGCCCGCAGTCCGGCAAGCTGGTGCGGCAACGGCCATTCGCCCCAGGCCGATGTGTTGCTGGTCCAGGGATTCCGCGATTCCCTGATGACCATGGATCAGGCGCTGGACAACCGTCAGTGTTTCCTCGATGCCGGTCGTGACGCGCGCCTGCTCGCCATCCAGGGGGGCCATATCCTGCCCTGGCCAGTACAGCGCTGGTCTGGCAAGCCGCTGTTCAATACCGACCGCGATATCAACTGCAACGGCGAGGCCCAGCGCCTGGAGCAGGTCATCCTGTCCTGGTGGGATGAGAAGCTGCGCGGTGAAGAGCGTGAGGTGCCGCCCTTGTGTATCGCGCTTGATTACGATGACGCCATCACGCCGGAGAATTTCCCTGAATCCGTGCAGCGTTTTCCCGTGGCGCGTGAGCAGGTGCATATTCCCATCGCCGGGCTGTTCGAGGGGTTCATGGTGCCCTTCGACGCGGGCTACGACGTGTTTCGCGGGCTCTGGAGCAATGCCGACCGGCGCTTCCTGACCCCCAGTGGCGGGCTTGGTCGGCCGCGCTTTATTCCCCTGTATGTGGTGGAACGCGACGACGAGCTGTTGCTGGGCACGCCGGAGATCAATCTGATGCTGGCCGGCACCGCAAGTGTGCGCAGTACCCGGGTCTTCGTCGGGATCGGCGTGCAGCATGCCAATCAGCGGCGCATCCGTGTTGCCAGCGAGCAGCTTACCCCGCTCCCGCGCAAGGGGCGCTATCAGCAGGCGCTGACGCCGGTGGCCACCCCCCTGCAGGCGGGTGACCGGGTCGGCCTGATTGTTTATGGCTTCAACTGGCAGTACGCCTTCAACCCCTCCTTCTGGTGGAGTCGGGCACACTTCAATGGTGAGGTGGCGTTGCCGCTGATTCGCGACGATCGCTGA
- a CDS encoding DUF481 domain-containing protein — translation MQKKWLAAACATAFSWALVPVQVSAQEPGQTIDRWTGDVELAYLVKRGNTRSDTINARSQAERDFADWRHQARLDAANAEQRNNSTGDMERSAERYFGAYKIDLKLDGANYLFNLIEAEKDRFTGYDYEASYALGIGRRMFDNDLHRLDLEAGPGYRQRRLEVPDDDGRRKEESALLRVGLRYLLNLSENAQFRQETSTEIEDDATLTRAATSVTSKLNSRLSLRVSHILRHNSDPAPTARSKTDQEVTVGLVYGF, via the coding sequence ATGCAGAAGAAATGGCTGGCGGCAGCGTGCGCCACCGCATTTTCCTGGGCCCTGGTGCCTGTACAGGTATCGGCCCAGGAGCCAGGCCAGACCATCGACCGATGGACTGGCGATGTAGAACTGGCCTATCTGGTCAAACGGGGCAACACCCGGTCCGACACCATCAATGCGCGCAGCCAGGCGGAGCGTGACTTTGCCGACTGGCGCCACCAGGCACGCCTGGACGCGGCCAATGCCGAGCAGCGCAACAACAGCACCGGCGACATGGAGCGTTCGGCGGAGCGCTATTTCGGCGCCTACAAGATCGACCTGAAACTGGACGGTGCCAACTATCTGTTCAACCTGATCGAAGCGGAGAAAGACCGTTTCACCGGCTACGATTACGAAGCCAGCTACGCGCTGGGTATTGGTCGTCGCATGTTTGACAACGATCTGCACCGCCTGGATCTGGAAGCGGGTCCCGGTTATCGGCAACGGCGCCTGGAAGTGCCGGATGACGACGGCCGCCGCAAGGAAGAAAGCGCGTTGCTGCGTGTTGGCCTGCGCTACCTGCTGAACCTGTCCGAAAACGCGCAGTTCCGGCAGGAGACGAGCACGGAAATAGAGGATGATGCGACCCTGACCCGTGCGGCCACCAGCGTGACCAGCAAGCTGAACAGCCGCCTGTCTCTGCGTGTCAGCCACATCCTGAGACACAACAGCGATCCGGCGCCCACGGCGCGCAGCAAGACAGATCAGGAAGTGACGGTGGGTCTCGTCTACGGTTTCTGA